The following proteins come from a genomic window of Microbacterium sp. JZ31:
- a CDS encoding TadE family type IV pilus minor pilin, producing MAAELAVALPAVVIVVALGIGGLMAAATQVRLQDVAADGARLVARGEPDGRAAGVVAQVGGARAAVSWSGELVCVTASADVRVAGVALPLRAVSCALGGGL from the coding sequence GTGGCCGCAGAACTCGCTGTCGCGCTCCCCGCCGTCGTGATCGTGGTGGCGCTCGGCATCGGCGGGCTCATGGCCGCCGCGACGCAGGTGCGGCTGCAGGATGTCGCCGCCGACGGCGCGCGGCTGGTCGCGCGCGGCGAGCCCGACGGGCGCGCCGCGGGCGTGGTCGCGCAGGTCGGCGGCGCGCGGGCGGCGGTCTCCTGGAGCGGCGAGCTGGTGTGCGTGACCGCGAGCGCGGACGTGCGCGTCGCCGGCGTCGCCCTCCCGCTCCGTGCCGTGAGCTGCGCGCTCGGCGGGGGACT
- a CDS encoding DUF4244 domain-containing protein — translation MIDVTSDPAPRGVAELLADDTGASTAEYAIVTMAAVAFAGVLVVIMRSGEVREILTDLVRRALSVA, via the coding sequence ATGATCGATGTCACCTCCGACCCCGCCCCGCGCGGGGTCGCCGAACTGCTCGCCGACGACACCGGCGCCTCCACCGCGGAGTACGCCATCGTCACGATGGCCGCCGTCGCGTTCGCGGGCGTGCTCGTCGTCATCATGCGCTCGGGCGAGGTGCGCGAGATCCTGACCGATCTCGTCCGCCGCGCGCTGTCGGTCGCGTGA
- a CDS encoding type II secretion system F family protein yields MLKLAVLLQAGASPDAAWRHLAGTGDADAERIARRASAGTPLSEAIEEEARRRGGEPWRDVAAAWEIATAVGAPLADCLRSIAAALRDAREAQDDVRIALAEPAGTARLMTWLPLAGLLLGAALGFDVLGVLFTTPFGIACLVAGVALLLIARTWTRRLVRAAQPPPGTPGMHAELTAIALSGGASIERAERLVAEAPGGPRPGGEETAAVLALSRDAGVPGVELLRATAAHERQSARTDGRLRAAKLGSRLLLPLGACTLPAFLCLGVAPMLLGVLSATPLPALPG; encoded by the coding sequence GTGCTCAAGCTGGCGGTGCTGCTGCAGGCGGGCGCGAGTCCCGACGCCGCGTGGCGGCACCTCGCGGGCACGGGCGACGCCGATGCCGAGCGGATCGCCCGTCGCGCGTCGGCGGGCACTCCGCTCTCCGAGGCGATCGAGGAAGAGGCACGCCGCCGCGGCGGCGAGCCGTGGCGGGACGTCGCCGCCGCGTGGGAGATCGCCACGGCCGTCGGCGCACCGCTCGCCGACTGCCTCCGGTCGATCGCCGCCGCCCTGCGCGACGCGCGCGAAGCGCAGGACGACGTCCGGATCGCCCTCGCGGAACCCGCCGGGACGGCGCGGCTGATGACCTGGCTGCCGCTCGCGGGACTGCTGCTCGGCGCCGCCCTGGGGTTCGACGTGCTCGGGGTGCTGTTCACCACCCCCTTCGGCATCGCGTGCCTCGTGGCGGGCGTCGCCCTGCTGCTGATCGCGCGGACGTGGACCCGTCGGCTCGTGCGCGCGGCGCAGCCGCCGCCGGGCACCCCGGGCATGCACGCCGAACTCACGGCCATCGCGCTGAGCGGCGGCGCGTCGATCGAGCGCGCGGAGCGTCTGGTGGCCGAGGCGCCCGGTGGCCCGCGTCCCGGCGGGGAGGAGACGGCCGCCGTGCTGGCGCTGTCGCGGGACGCGGGCGTGCCGGGCGTCGAGCTGCTGCGCGCCACGGCCGCGCACGAGCGCCAGAGCGCACGCACCGACGGGCGCCTGCGCGCGGCGAAGCTCGGCTCGCGGCTGCTGCTACCGCTCGGGGCCTGCACCCTGCCCGCGTTCCTGTGCCTCGGCGTCGCGCCCATGCTGCTCGGCGTGCTCTCGGCCACCCCGCTCCCGGCCCTGCCCGGGTGA
- a CDS encoding TadA family conjugal transfer-associated ATPase: MAEPFVVQPRARGEADVVRSADDGLSPAGPLGALTPYLADAAVTDVFVNGATGLFVDRGDGPRSDPSWRASEREVRELATALIARGGRHIDDATPCVDVRLQDGIRVHAVLPPVATSGTALSIRIPRLRGVDLDALCRGGSFGEDARRWLVRIVHDRANLLISGAAGTGKTTLLGALLAHAPAHERIVTIEDVAELRIAHPHHVSLEARQANLEGAGAIDLARLVRESLRMRPDRIVVGECRGREVRELLTALNTGHDGGAGTLHASGLAEVPARLEALGALAGMGDHAVARQVCSAIGYVLHLERRPDGSRRLASVGRFTEAGGRLGIEPVAPWEDAT; the protein is encoded by the coding sequence ATGGCCGAACCGTTCGTCGTGCAGCCCCGCGCCCGGGGCGAGGCGGATGTTGTGCGGTCCGCGGACGACGGGCTCTCCCCCGCGGGGCCGCTGGGTGCGCTCACGCCGTACCTGGCGGATGCGGCGGTGACCGACGTGTTCGTGAACGGCGCCACCGGGCTGTTCGTCGACCGCGGCGACGGCCCGCGCTCCGATCCGTCGTGGCGCGCGTCCGAGCGCGAGGTGCGTGAGCTCGCCACGGCGCTCATCGCGCGCGGCGGGCGCCACATCGACGATGCGACGCCGTGCGTCGACGTGCGGCTGCAGGACGGCATCCGGGTGCATGCCGTGCTGCCGCCGGTCGCGACGAGCGGCACCGCGCTGTCCATCCGCATCCCCCGTCTGCGCGGCGTCGACCTCGATGCGCTGTGCCGCGGCGGATCCTTCGGCGAGGACGCGCGTCGCTGGCTGGTGCGGATCGTGCACGATCGGGCGAACCTGCTGATCAGCGGGGCCGCCGGCACCGGCAAGACGACCCTGCTCGGCGCGCTGCTGGCGCACGCTCCGGCGCACGAGCGGATCGTCACGATCGAGGACGTCGCCGAGCTGCGCATCGCGCATCCGCATCACGTGTCGCTCGAGGCGCGGCAGGCGAACCTCGAGGGCGCCGGCGCGATCGATCTCGCGCGGCTCGTACGCGAGTCGCTGCGCATGCGACCCGACCGGATCGTCGTGGGCGAGTGCCGCGGCAGGGAGGTGCGCGAGCTGCTCACGGCGCTCAACACCGGGCACGACGGCGGGGCGGGCACGCTGCACGCGAGCGGGCTCGCCGAGGTGCCGGCCCGGCTCGAGGCGCTCGGGGCGTTGGCGGGCATGGGCGACCACGCCGTCGCGCGCCAGGTGTGCAGCGCGATCGGGTACGTGCTGCACCTCGAGCGGCGACCCGACGGATCGCGTCGGCTGGCGAGCGTGGGCAGGTTCACCGAGGCGGGCGGACGGCTGGGCATTGAGCCCGTCGCGCCCTGGGAGGACGCGACATGA
- the acs gene encoding acetate--CoA ligase has protein sequence MSAENTIDHLLSETRRFAPSPEFAASAIAGADLYERADSDREGFWAEQSRALLHWHKPFTQVLDWSNPPFAQWFPDGELNVAYNCLDRHVEAGNGDRVALLWEGEPGDERRITYAELTDEVKRLANALSDLGVGKGDRVAIYLPMIPEAVASMLAVARLGAIHSVVFGGFSADSLRARIDDAGAKLVITADGGWRKGKVSPLKPAVDQALADRNGQGEQETVEHVLVVKRGENDVEWTPGRDVWYHDVVPQASADHEAQAFEAENPLFILYTSGTTGKPKGILHTSGGYLTQTAFTHRNVFDLHPETDVYWCTADIGWITGHSYVVYGPLANGATQVLYEGTPDHPEPGRWWDVIQKYGVTIFYTAPTAIRGFMKQGRQIPQARDLSSLRVLGSVGEPINPEAWVWYREIIGAGKTPVVDTWWQTETGAIMVSALPGVTETKPGSAQVALPGISIDVVTEGGEPVGNDAGGLLVITEPWPSMLRGIWGDPERFKETYWEKFEDKGYYFAGDGARLDEDGDIWLLGRVDDVMNVSGHRLSTAEIESSIVAHEATAEAAVVGASDETTGQAVVAFVILKESYLREHSPEGLAQQLRQWVAEQIGAIARPRDIYIVGELPKTRSGKIMRRLLRDVAEGREVGDTTTLADTAVMSVISAQVR, from the coding sequence ATGAGCGCCGAGAACACCATCGACCACCTGCTCAGCGAGACCCGGCGCTTCGCGCCCTCTCCCGAGTTCGCAGCGAGCGCGATCGCCGGCGCCGACCTCTACGAGCGGGCCGACAGCGACCGCGAGGGCTTCTGGGCCGAGCAGTCGCGCGCGCTGCTGCACTGGCACAAGCCCTTCACGCAGGTGCTCGACTGGTCGAACCCGCCGTTCGCGCAGTGGTTTCCCGACGGCGAGCTGAACGTCGCGTACAACTGCCTCGACCGCCACGTGGAGGCCGGCAACGGCGACCGGGTTGCGCTGCTGTGGGAGGGCGAGCCCGGCGACGAGCGCCGCATCACGTACGCCGAGCTGACCGACGAGGTCAAGCGCCTCGCGAACGCGCTGAGCGACCTCGGCGTCGGCAAGGGCGACCGCGTCGCGATCTACCTCCCGATGATCCCCGAGGCCGTCGCGTCGATGCTCGCGGTCGCGCGGCTCGGGGCGATCCACTCCGTCGTCTTCGGCGGCTTCAGCGCCGACAGCCTGCGTGCGCGCATCGACGACGCGGGCGCCAAGCTCGTCATCACGGCGGACGGCGGCTGGCGCAAGGGCAAGGTCTCACCGCTCAAGCCGGCCGTCGACCAGGCGCTGGCCGACCGCAACGGCCAGGGCGAGCAGGAGACCGTCGAGCACGTGCTCGTCGTCAAGCGCGGGGAGAACGACGTCGAGTGGACCCCCGGCCGCGACGTCTGGTACCACGACGTCGTGCCGCAGGCCTCCGCCGACCACGAGGCGCAGGCGTTCGAGGCCGAGAACCCGCTGTTCATCCTGTACACGTCGGGCACGACCGGGAAGCCCAAGGGCATCCTGCACACGTCTGGCGGCTACCTCACCCAGACCGCGTTCACGCACCGCAACGTGTTCGATCTGCACCCCGAGACCGACGTGTACTGGTGCACGGCGGACATCGGATGGATCACCGGGCACTCGTACGTCGTGTACGGCCCGCTCGCGAACGGCGCGACGCAGGTGCTCTACGAGGGGACGCCGGATCACCCCGAGCCGGGCCGCTGGTGGGACGTGATCCAGAAGTACGGCGTGACGATCTTCTACACCGCGCCCACGGCGATCCGCGGATTCATGAAGCAGGGACGGCAGATCCCGCAGGCGCGCGACCTGTCGTCGCTGCGCGTGCTGGGCTCGGTCGGCGAGCCCATCAACCCCGAGGCGTGGGTCTGGTACCGCGAGATCATCGGCGCGGGCAAGACCCCCGTCGTCGACACCTGGTGGCAGACCGAGACGGGCGCGATCATGGTCTCCGCCCTCCCGGGCGTGACGGAGACGAAGCCGGGTTCGGCGCAGGTCGCGCTTCCCGGCATCTCGATCGACGTCGTGACCGAGGGAGGCGAGCCCGTCGGCAACGACGCGGGCGGCCTGCTCGTGATCACCGAGCCCTGGCCCAGCATGCTGCGCGGCATCTGGGGCGACCCCGAGCGCTTCAAGGAGACGTACTGGGAGAAGTTCGAGGACAAGGGCTACTACTTCGCGGGCGACGGCGCGCGCCTCGACGAGGACGGCGACATCTGGCTGCTGGGCCGGGTCGACGACGTCATGAACGTCTCGGGCCATCGCCTCTCCACCGCCGAGATCGAGTCGTCGATCGTGGCCCACGAGGCCACCGCCGAGGCGGCCGTGGTCGGGGCGTCGGACGAGACCACCGGCCAGGCAGTCGTGGCGTTCGTGATCCTCAAGGAGAGCTACCTGCGCGAGCACAGCCCCGAGGGCCTCGCGCAGCAGCTGCGCCAGTGGGTCGCCGAGCAGATCGGCGCGATCGCCCGTCCGCGCGACATCTACATCGTGGGCGAGCTGCCCAAGACCCGCTCGGGCAAGATCATGCGGCGCCTGCTGCGCGACGTCGCCGAGGGACGCGAGGTGGGCGACACCACCACCCTCGCGGACACGGCGGTCATGAGCGTCATCTCCGCCCAGGTGCGCTGA
- a CDS encoding RidA family protein → MTVAARLAELGIELPPVVPPVAAYIPARAHGDVVQTSGQLPMVAGELPATGKVGAEVTADDAKGLARQCALNALAAAADAVGGVDRITGVLKVTGFVASVPSFTGQPGVVNGASEVLGEIFGDAGRHTRSAVGVPVLPLDAPVEVEVAFLFE, encoded by the coding sequence GTGACGGTCGCCGCCCGGCTGGCGGAGCTCGGCATCGAGCTGCCGCCGGTCGTTCCGCCCGTCGCGGCGTACATCCCGGCGAGGGCGCACGGCGACGTGGTGCAGACCTCGGGTCAGCTGCCGATGGTGGCGGGCGAGCTGCCCGCGACCGGCAAGGTCGGCGCGGAGGTCACGGCGGACGACGCGAAGGGCCTCGCGCGCCAGTGCGCGCTGAACGCGCTCGCCGCGGCCGCGGACGCCGTGGGCGGCGTGGACCGGATCACGGGCGTGCTGAAGGTCACGGGCTTCGTCGCATCCGTCCCCTCGTTCACGGGTCAGCCCGGCGTCGTCAACGGCGCGAGCGAGGTGCTGGGGGAGATCTTCGGCGACGCCGGCCGTCACACGCGCTCGGCCGTGGGCGTGCCCGTCCTGCCGCTTGATGCGCCGGTCGAGGTCGAGGTCGCGTTCCTCTTCGAGTAG
- a CDS encoding DUF4177 domain-containing protein, with product MTTWEYLTTPLLIHNTAAILNNWGKQGWELVQVVPNNEGGLVAYLKRPVGGGAANAGLGHAAEAARQFEGEQ from the coding sequence ATGACCACGTGGGAGTACCTCACCACGCCCCTGCTGATCCACAACACGGCCGCCATCCTGAACAACTGGGGAAAGCAGGGCTGGGAGCTCGTGCAGGTCGTGCCGAACAACGAGGGCGGGCTCGTCGCCTACCTGAAGCGCCCCGTCGGCGGCGGCGCCGCCAACGCGGGTCTCGGCCACGCGGCTGAGGCGGCGCGGCAGTTCGAGGGCGAGCAGTGA
- a CDS encoding transglycosylase domain-containing protein yields the protein MPLGKRTASGVLGGVLGLVGLSAVAGVLVTATVTPAIAVSGYAASSAITLFDKLPSYLEVDQPMLPTTIYVDDPNSDEPYELASFYDQNRTPVSWDEVPQVMYDSILSSEDPRYYEHGGVDLIGTARALVNNAGGGDTQGGSSISQQYVKNVLIQECEKDSPDQETLLACWTKYTTADGAEGYERKLQEMRYAIAIEKEYSKNDILLGYLNIANFGGVTYGIEAAAQYYFGVSAKDLTIVQAATLAGIVQNPNYYRIDQPDNEVNGEANGYAATKDRRNYVLTRLYEDGKITEAEYTEAHAAPIEPSIHPREKGCTAAGGSAYFCQYVKTVIESDPNYGPEALRRGGLNVYTTLDLKVQLPAEQAMRDYAPATLPGMDFGATAVTLEADTGKIRAMAQNTTFSEDPDVAKPGSGYSAQVYAADQDHGSSRGFSVGSTFKVFTLLDWLEKGHSINERLNGVNRTSFEGFNCDGAPIPQTSKIQNFNNVGGYTGSITNFTRDSLNSGYLAMASRLNLCDIMRVADRLDVQTGDGKYLVTDKEPNIERTPVPFDILGSFNVAPMTMASVYATIANNGIQCEPKAIEKITNAEGEEQPLPETTCEQKLAPEVAATAAAALASVMNGGTGAPAKAYDAVPVIGKTGTHEREQTSMVQTSTKASTFVWVGNVSGHANLFQTYAPADVVSNLRYRISSAVQGAANAVYPGGQFPPADPNLSRLIMADLPSVVGQTVDQAKNTLWNAGFNPVVGEPVAGTQAEGLIESQDPGAGRVAAGTTVTIRPSNGKGGTVPDVQGSSLSDAMRAISGAGFDAERGECEQKKGAGAGRVTGTNPGGGEVAPQGTTVSVNYEAAKCSGDDD from the coding sequence ATGCCTCTAGGAAAAAGGACGGCCAGCGGTGTGCTCGGCGGCGTGCTCGGCCTCGTCGGCCTGAGCGCGGTCGCGGGCGTTCTCGTCACCGCCACGGTCACCCCGGCCATCGCCGTGTCGGGCTACGCCGCGTCGAGCGCGATCACGCTGTTCGACAAGCTCCCGAGCTACCTCGAGGTCGACCAGCCCATGCTGCCGACCACGATCTACGTCGACGACCCCAACAGCGACGAGCCGTACGAGCTCGCGTCGTTCTACGACCAGAACCGCACGCCGGTGTCGTGGGACGAGGTCCCGCAGGTCATGTACGACTCGATCCTCTCGAGTGAGGATCCGCGCTACTACGAGCACGGCGGCGTCGACCTGATCGGAACCGCGCGCGCCCTCGTCAACAACGCCGGCGGCGGCGACACCCAGGGCGGTTCGTCCATCAGCCAGCAGTACGTCAAGAACGTGCTGATCCAGGAGTGCGAGAAGGACTCGCCCGACCAGGAGACCCTCCTCGCCTGCTGGACGAAGTACACCACCGCCGACGGCGCCGAGGGCTACGAGCGCAAGCTCCAGGAGATGCGCTACGCGATCGCCATCGAGAAGGAGTACTCGAAGAACGACATCCTGCTCGGCTACCTGAACATCGCCAACTTCGGCGGTGTCACGTACGGCATCGAGGCCGCCGCGCAGTACTACTTCGGCGTCTCGGCGAAGGATCTGACCATCGTGCAGGCGGCGACGCTCGCCGGCATCGTGCAGAACCCCAACTACTACCGCATCGACCAGCCCGACAACGAGGTCAACGGCGAGGCGAACGGCTACGCGGCGACGAAGGACCGCCGCAACTACGTGCTGACGCGCCTCTACGAGGACGGCAAGATCACGGAGGCCGAGTACACGGAGGCCCACGCTGCGCCGATCGAGCCGAGCATCCACCCGCGCGAGAAGGGCTGCACCGCCGCCGGCGGATCCGCCTACTTCTGCCAGTACGTCAAGACCGTCATCGAGTCCGATCCGAACTACGGGCCCGAGGCGCTGCGCCGCGGCGGCCTGAACGTCTACACGACGCTCGACCTCAAGGTGCAGCTGCCGGCGGAGCAGGCGATGCGCGACTACGCGCCCGCGACCCTGCCCGGCATGGACTTCGGCGCGACCGCCGTCACGCTTGAGGCAGACACGGGCAAGATCCGGGCGATGGCGCAGAACACGACGTTCAGCGAGGATCCGGATGTCGCCAAGCCCGGAAGCGGGTATTCGGCGCAGGTGTATGCGGCGGATCAGGACCACGGCAGCTCGCGGGGCTTCTCCGTCGGCTCGACGTTCAAGGTGTTCACGCTGCTCGACTGGCTGGAGAAGGGCCACTCGATCAACGAACGGCTCAACGGCGTGAATCGCACGTCGTTCGAGGGCTTCAACTGCGACGGCGCCCCGATCCCCCAGACGTCGAAAATCCAGAACTTCAACAACGTCGGCGGCTACACGGGATCGATCACGAACTTCACGCGCGACTCGCTGAACTCCGGCTACCTCGCGATGGCATCGCGGCTGAACCTGTGCGACATCATGCGCGTCGCCGATCGCCTCGACGTCCAGACGGGTGACGGCAAGTACCTCGTCACCGACAAGGAGCCGAACATCGAGCGCACGCCGGTTCCGTTCGACATCCTCGGCTCGTTCAACGTCGCGCCGATGACGATGGCATCGGTGTACGCGACGATCGCCAACAACGGCATCCAGTGCGAGCCGAAGGCGATCGAGAAGATCACCAACGCCGAAGGCGAGGAGCAGCCGCTGCCCGAGACCACGTGCGAGCAGAAGCTCGCGCCCGAGGTCGCGGCTACCGCGGCCGCCGCGCTGGCTTCCGTGATGAACGGCGGCACGGGTGCGCCCGCGAAGGCCTACGACGCCGTCCCGGTCATCGGCAAGACCGGCACGCATGAGAGGGAGCAGACGTCGATGGTGCAGACCTCGACCAAGGCGTCGACCTTCGTGTGGGTGGGCAACGTGAGCGGGCACGCGAACCTGTTCCAGACGTATGCGCCCGCCGATGTCGTGTCCAATCTCCGCTACCGCATCTCGAGTGCTGTGCAGGGAGCCGCGAACGCCGTCTACCCCGGCGGGCAGTTCCCGCCGGCCGATCCGAACCTGTCGCGTCTGATCATGGCGGACCTTCCGAGCGTGGTCGGCCAGACGGTCGACCAGGCGAAGAACACGCTGTGGAACGCCGGCTTCAACCCGGTCGTCGGGGAGCCCGTCGCCGGCACGCAGGCCGAGGGTCTGATCGAGTCGCAGGACCCGGGCGCCGGCCGCGTTGCCGCCGGAACCACCGTGACGATCCGCCCGAGCAACGGCAAGGGCGGTACGGTGCCCGACGTGCAGGGCTCGTCCCTCTCGGACGCGATGCGGGCGATCTCCGGCGCGGGCTTCGATGCCGAGCGGGGCGAGTGTGAGCAGAAGAAGGGCGCCGGCGCAGGCCGCGTCACGGGCACGAATCCGGGCGGCGGCGAGGTCGCACCGCAGGGCACGACCGTGTCGGTGAACTACGAAGCCGCCAAGTGCTCGGGCGACGACGACTAG
- a CDS encoding metallophosphoesterase, protein MGSVTRGVAALGAFAAAGAAAVVWGVGIERQLFTVRRHVVRLLEPGSAPIRILHISDIHMAPWQRRKQRWIAGLVGLRPDLVVSTGDALGHADGLEGVRRALAPLRGVPGVFVHGSNDMWAPGPRNPLKYFSGPSDAAPKAVRLDTAALDAFMTDELGWSSVDNGAAALTVRNNLVRLFGVGDAHHDLDDLEAANDALATLPGAPVTLGVAHAPYRRVLDGLTALGADMLLAGHTHGGQVRVPFYGALVANCDIPLRQARGLSMWSHRGRVVPLNVSAGLGHSIYAPVRFACRPEVSLLTLAPRA, encoded by the coding sequence GTGGGTTCTGTCACTCGCGGCGTGGCCGCGCTGGGCGCCTTCGCGGCGGCCGGCGCGGCCGCGGTCGTCTGGGGCGTCGGCATCGAGCGCCAGCTGTTCACGGTGCGCCGCCACGTGGTGCGCCTGCTCGAGCCCGGTTCCGCACCGATCCGCATCCTGCACATCTCCGACATCCACATGGCGCCCTGGCAGCGCCGCAAGCAGCGCTGGATCGCGGGGCTGGTCGGTCTGCGCCCCGACCTCGTCGTCAGCACGGGCGACGCGCTGGGACACGCCGACGGGCTCGAGGGCGTGCGCCGGGCGCTGGCGCCGCTGCGCGGCGTGCCGGGCGTCTTCGTGCACGGCTCGAACGACATGTGGGCGCCCGGGCCGCGCAACCCGCTCAAGTACTTCTCGGGTCCGTCCGACGCCGCCCCCAAGGCCGTGCGCCTCGACACCGCCGCGCTGGACGCGTTCATGACGGATGAGCTCGGCTGGAGCAGCGTCGACAACGGCGCCGCTGCCCTCACGGTGCGGAACAACCTTGTGCGGCTGTTCGGCGTCGGCGACGCGCACCACGACCTCGATGACCTCGAGGCGGCGAACGACGCGCTCGCGACCCTGCCGGGCGCTCCCGTGACGCTCGGCGTCGCACATGCCCCGTATCGCCGGGTGCTCGACGGTCTCACGGCACTCGGCGCCGACATGCTGCTCGCGGGTCACACGCATGGCGGCCAGGTGCGGGTGCCGTTCTACGGCGCGCTCGTCGCGAACTGCGACATCCCGCTCCGCCAGGCCCGGGGCCTGTCGATGTGGTCGCACCGTGGCCGCGTCGTGCCGCTGAACGTCAGTGCCGGTCTCGGCCACTCGATCTACGCGCCCGTGCGGTTCGCCTGCCGCCCGGAGGTCTCGCTTCTCACGCTCGCCCCGCGCGCCTGA
- a CDS encoding HAD-IIB family hydrolase has translation MTFAPRVVSFDLDDTLAPSKSPIDPRIGELLIRLAERVEVAIISGGQIAQFRAQVVDRLPHAPAETLAHIHLLPTCGTQYFRFEGDELVMLYAQDLTADEKQRAVTAVEEEAKRLGLWEAQTWGPILEDRGSQITFSALGQAAPVDAKKAWDPTGERKSQLRDAVAARLPDLEVRSGGSTSVDITRKGIDKAYGMRRLAEETGVPLDGMLFYGDRLDPDGNDYPVRAMGQVECIDVRGWQDTADKLEELLPSLPPRA, from the coding sequence ATGACCTTTGCGCCCCGTGTGGTGTCGTTCGATCTGGATGACACGCTCGCTCCGTCGAAGAGCCCGATCGATCCCCGCATCGGCGAGCTGCTGATCCGGCTCGCGGAGCGCGTCGAGGTCGCGATCATCTCGGGCGGGCAGATCGCGCAGTTCCGCGCCCAGGTCGTCGACCGGCTGCCGCACGCGCCCGCCGAGACGCTCGCGCACATCCATCTGCTGCCCACCTGCGGCACGCAGTACTTCCGCTTCGAGGGCGACGAGCTCGTCATGCTCTACGCCCAGGACCTCACCGCCGACGAGAAGCAGCGCGCGGTCACGGCGGTGGAGGAGGAGGCCAAGCGCCTCGGGCTGTGGGAGGCGCAGACGTGGGGCCCGATCCTCGAGGACCGCGGGTCGCAGATCACGTTCTCGGCGCTCGGCCAGGCCGCGCCCGTCGATGCCAAGAAGGCCTGGGACCCGACCGGCGAGCGCAAGTCGCAGCTGCGCGACGCGGTCGCCGCCCGGCTGCCGGATCTGGAGGTGCGTTCGGGCGGGTCGACGTCGGTCGACATCACCCGCAAGGGCATCGACAAGGCGTACGGGATGCGCCGCCTCGCCGAGGAGACGGGTGTGCCGCTCGACGGCATGCTGTTCTACGGCGACCGCCTCGACCCCGACGGCAACGACTATCCCGTGCGTGCGATGGGGCAGGTCGAGTGCATCGACGTCCGCGGCTGGCAGGACACGGCCGACAAGCTCGAGGAGCTGCTGCCCTCTCTCCCCCCGCGCGCCTGA
- a CDS encoding MFS transporter, protein MTTTTAAPPVQKLNWKVLIGSLSGSVIEWFDFLVYGTVATLVFNQTFFVTDDAFLSSMFSMASFALTFFFRPVGGIVFAHIGDRIGRKKTLFITLTLMGGGTVAIGLTPDYSVIGIWAPILLVLFRILQGIGIGGEWGGALLLSYEYAPRNRRGLYGAVPQMGISIGLALASGVVALLSLMPQDQFMSWGWRIPFVASVVLLAIGVWIRSSLDETPDFKKVQKSGTVVRLPIAEVFRKHWRAVLVSIGAKAAETGPFYIFGTYVIAYATGLGVENNVVLTAVAAAAIIATIWMPILGRISDTIPRALLYRTVAIATIVYAFPYYWILNVGEVWAVFVATAIGFGLLWGSVNAILGTLIAESFSPEIRYSGATLGYQLGAAVFGGTAPLIATALKETSGGAWWPISLYVALCAALGLVASFFVTRVAHQED, encoded by the coding sequence ATGACCACCACCACAGCCGCTCCGCCGGTGCAGAAGCTCAACTGGAAGGTCCTCATCGGCAGCCTCTCGGGCAGCGTGATCGAGTGGTTCGACTTCCTCGTCTACGGCACCGTCGCCACGCTCGTGTTCAACCAGACGTTCTTCGTGACCGACGACGCCTTCCTGTCCTCGATGTTCTCGATGGCGTCGTTCGCGCTGACGTTCTTCTTCCGCCCCGTCGGCGGCATCGTGTTCGCGCACATCGGCGACCGCATCGGCCGCAAGAAGACGCTCTTCATCACGCTCACCCTGATGGGCGGCGGGACCGTCGCGATCGGCCTCACGCCCGACTACTCCGTGATCGGGATCTGGGCGCCGATCCTGCTCGTGCTGTTCCGCATCCTGCAGGGGATCGGCATCGGCGGCGAGTGGGGCGGCGCGCTGCTGCTGTCCTACGAGTACGCCCCGCGCAACCGCCGCGGCCTGTACGGAGCTGTGCCCCAGATGGGCATCTCGATCGGCCTCGCGCTCGCGTCCGGCGTGGTCGCCCTGCTCTCGCTCATGCCGCAGGACCAGTTCATGAGCTGGGGGTGGCGCATCCCGTTCGTCGCCAGCGTCGTGCTGCTCGCGATCGGCGTCTGGATCCGCTCCAGCCTCGATGAGACCCCCGACTTCAAGAAGGTGCAGAAGTCGGGCACCGTCGTGCGCCTGCCGATCGCCGAGGTGTTCCGCAAGCACTGGCGCGCCGTGCTGGTGTCGATCGGCGCCAAGGCCGCCGAGACCGGGCCGTTCTACATCTTCGGCACGTACGTGATCGCGTACGCCACGGGCCTGGGCGTCGAGAACAACGTCGTGCTGACGGCGGTGGCCGCCGCCGCGATCATCGCGACGATCTGGATGCCGATCCTCGGCCGCATCTCCGACACCATCCCGCGGGCGCTGCTGTACCGCACGGTCGCGATCGCCACGATCGTCTACGCGTTCCCGTACTACTGGATCCTGAACGTCGGCGAGGTCTGGGCCGTGTTCGTCGCGACCGCGATCGGCTTCGGCCTGCTGTGGGGGAGCGTGAACGCGATCCTCGGTACGCTGATCGCCGAGAGCTTCAGCCCCGAGATCCGCTACTCGGGTGCGACGCTCGGCTACCAGCTCGGCGCCGCGGTCTTCGGCGGCACCGCCCCGCTCATCGCCACGGCGCTGAAGGAGACGAGCGGGGGCGCCTGGTGGCCGATCTCCCTCTACGTCGCGCTCTGCGCGGCGCTGGGACTCGTCGCCTCGTTCTTCGTCACCCGCGTCGCACATCAGGAGGATTGA